From a region of the Synechococcus sp. PCC 7502 genome:
- a CDS encoding transposase yields the protein MLNPYSSSLTDKEWEIIEPLLPKKKQTRPPTWTKRQILDGILYQLKNGCNWRDMPRDLPPFSTVYRYYKEWKDTGTFTAIMETLHSTAREQSKKIKMDNFNHH from the coding sequence ATGCTAAATCCATACTCAAGTAGCCTAACAGATAAAGAATGGGAAATTATAGAACCATTGCTCCCAAAGAAAAAGCAAACTAGACCGCCAACTTGGACAAAAAGACAAATTTTAGACGGCATACTCTACCAACTCAAAAACGGTTGTAATTGGCGAGATATGCCCCGAGACTTACCACCATTCTCTACAGTCTATCGATACTACAAGGAGTGGAAAGATACAGGTACATTTACTGCGATTATGGAAACCTTGCATTCAACAGCCCGTGAACAGTCAAAAAAAATCAAAATGGACAACTTTAATCATCATTGA
- a CDS encoding transposase, whose amino-acid sequence MNSQKKSKWTTLIIIDSQAVKNTCNASIESKGFCSYKATNGIKRHLAVDTLGFPFFTYLTRANVSDDQGLIEMLTINIDYFKSKPDDITLTTILLDSGYHIEKLIQELEKIYPEIMTKIRFEISPKVSKQQKAEKGLSGFVVVPTRWVIERSNAWVERCKILVKNFERTLVNATAKLNLCFIRLMLKRIATHEI is encoded by the coding sequence GTGAACAGTCAAAAAAAATCAAAATGGACAACTTTAATCATCATTGACTCACAAGCAGTGAAAAATACTTGTAATGCAAGTATAGAATCCAAGGGCTTCTGCTCCTACAAAGCAACTAACGGGATCAAAAGACATTTAGCCGTTGACACTCTGGGATTTCCTTTCTTTACCTATTTAACAAGAGCAAATGTATCAGATGACCAAGGACTGATTGAGATGTTAACGATTAACATTGATTACTTCAAATCGAAACCAGATGACATTACGCTAACTACGATATTGCTGGATAGTGGTTATCATATCGAGAAACTGATCCAAGAACTAGAGAAGATATATCCTGAGATTATGACTAAGATTAGGTTTGAAATTTCTCCTAAGGTATCAAAGCAACAGAAGGCAGAAAAAGGTCTGTCTGGGTTTGTAGTTGTGCCGACAAGGTGGGTAATTGAAAGGTCAAATGCTTGGGTTGAAAGATGCAAAATCTTAGTTAAGAACTTTGAGAGAACTCTCGTTAATGCTACAGCTAAACTCAATCTTTGCTTTATTCGTTTGATGCTAAAAAGAATTGCTACTCATGAGATATGA